TGATACTTGATGCGCTAAGGAAGGTGAGATTTACAATCAACCTAAAGAAATTTGCCATGGGGATGGAGTAGACCAAGTATCTTGGTTATGTGGTAGGCAGAGGTGAGATATCACCACATATAAATAAGATAGAGGTGATACAGAGTTGGCCACTACCCCTCTCAAAAATCAGGTCAGAGTGTTTCTTGGCATCATGGGCTTATTACCATAGGTTTTCCTTTAACTTTGCCCTAATAGCAGCCCCTCTTGTGGACCTCTTAAAATATACAAAGTTGGCTATGGCTAAGTGATCCCCAGAAGCTAAAGGAGCCTTTCAACAGCTGAAACTAGTCCTCTGTAGACAGCTAGTGTTGGTGGCATTGGATTTCTCCAAGGAGTTTATAGTCCAGATGGATGCGTTGGATGTCAGGTTGAGCGCTGTCATGTCTCAGGAGGTAAACTGGGAGGAGCACTCTGTCATTGACGTATCTGAAGGGATTGATCTGCATGTATTCTGGCACTTTATTATGCACTAGGCACGTTTTTTATGTTTGCTCTGCTATATGCACTATTTAGTGATCTGCTCATTATGCTCCTATTGCTATTACAATAGTTTGTGTCCCCTGTACATGTACTCTGTTTGGACCTTGTTATGTTAGTCTGTATGTATTTTTGTGATCTAACTGATTGTTAATAAAATATATTGCTTTATTACTAGCTTATGGGACTGTTTACTCCATGGTTTGTTGTAGGATAtatagcccgaaacaccgtgtctgcgaattgagatactgatttggcttttatcctaattcatattgcacgactcgttgaagggttgattgtgacttgtaggatcgctacttccaacaggtggcgttatagagtttaagtcctctttttctcagaagaggcaatttgaatatcaTGAAGTAAGAATTCTTGTCCATTAAATAGACTCTAGATGCTTTACATCAAAACTTATTAGTTTTTAAATTTAAGTTGATTTCGGACCATGCCCTGTTAAAATAGATGCAAGAGAAAAAGGGGAAAATTGCCTGGGCAATCCATTGATTTCTGGCTGTTCAGAATTTTAACTTTTGTGTGGGGCATCGACGCGGTAAAGATCACTGGAATGCTGAAGTCCTCTCAAGGGTTCAATGTTTGTTGGCAGAAGGTGCCCAGTCCCCTGGATTTGGGCAGAGGAGTATGTAACAAAGCAGCTGGCAAAGTCCAGGATAGGCGTACGTGTCACCAAGGTGGCTAGCCTCAGTGATGTAGTCCCAGAGACCAAGGTCCAAACAATAATAGGTTCATGCAGTGTTTTTTAATGTGACTGGATTTTTGGGTTTGGGTTTTAGGAGCAACCAGAAGAGCTGCGTGGGACTGACAACTCCCATATCTCCATTTCCAGCCTTTGATGAGGACTATTTAAGGCAGCAGTGCTGTCTGTAGTCTGGAGATTTAAGGACCATTAATGGTATACAGTCTGTATACGAGTAGTAAAACACAATGGAGCAACCATCATCTCACTGGGTTGAGAAATTCCTAGAATAAGGGTACGGTGCACGGACACTTCAGGCTGGTTTCCTGAGTAAGTGAACCGTGAAAATAATGGGAAAATCCAGCAaccgcaaaagtaaaaaaatatcacATTTATTAGTAGATTAAAATATGAATGGGAACAATTTAAAAAATTCATGATTAAGAGCTAGTGTGGCTCAAAACACGTCGACCGTTATCATGTTTTTAACATTTTTCCCTTTAATGTTTTAATCTactaataaatgtgatgttttatgacttttgcggttgctggattctcctttttttttaacggtgtgtaTGATGAGTGCCTGTACTAAGTCAGTGGAACATTTATGCCTGTGCTGAGGTACTGTTCCTGCCCTAACCTAAAAGGACTGTTTGTTGTTGTTTTACATTTTGGTTGAAGAAAAGCTGCATTGTTTGTTTTGCAAGTTCATGAGAGACAATATCTTTACTCTGGTTTTGAGACCTCAAATCCGTGACTGTGTGGATCTAGGCTGCTACCAAAGAATGTGCCCCCTATAAATGTTTGCTCACATTATGCACTATTATTAATATACAGTATAACCCTTTGTGCATCTAATGCAGGTGAGAGGGTTTATACTACTCACTAAATGGCCTAGAGATTTAATTTCTGGACTGGCACTGGTACCTGTGGTAGAAGCTGGCACTTCATTGCTCCCCTGACAAATCCTCTTCAAATGTTTATTCAAAGAAATAATTTATTGTACGCATTTTTACACTTCGTAACAATTATCTATCATACTTGTACTCAGGGAAAGAACATAAAAGCTAAGCAGGGAGATAACCAACAAGTTTGGCAAATTTCCAAGCCTGCTCACTGTATAAAGCAAGTCATTCAAGGTCAATTGGCCCAAATGAACATTACTTCCTGGACGATCCTCTGCAGCAATGAAGCTATCACTGTTGTCTCTGTGTGGAGCCCTAATGATCGAGTTCTGTTTTTTTAGCCAAGCTAATGGAGGCAAGCTGCTTGTAATTCCTATTGGTGGTAGTCCCTGGCTCAGCATGCGTCCTCTGGTGGAGAAGCTGGCACAGCTTGGACACAAAGTTGTGGTTGTAACAGGTGAAAGCAACATAAGAATTGGTGAATCTGATCTCTATACCACCAAGACTTACTCTGTCCCTTACAGCGACCAAGATTTAGCATTAGTCTTAGAAAAGTTTGGATATGATCACTTTAACCAATCTTACTTCCCTGGTGTGGCTATTACAATGTTTAATGCCATGCAAGACCTTTATAAGGTATTTGACAACATTTGTAAGGCCTTACTAGATAACACAGAACTTATTCAGAGTCTTAAGGATGAGAAGTTTGACGCTTTACTCACCGATTCAATTTTGTTATGTGGAATGATACTGGCTGAACACCTTGATGTGCCCACGGTGAACTATGTGAGGGGAATTCCTTGTACTCTTGATTATATAAGCGCACAATGTCCAAGTCCTTTTTCGTATGTGCCTAGAATTTTTACTCAGTActcggacaagatgacattttcccaGCGTGTGAAGAACGTACTGGTCAGAATGTTGGAGACTTActattgtggacttacattcttgcAAATACAGCAAATGGCTTCAAATTTTCTGAAGAAAGAGGTCACAATTGTGCAGCTTCTCAGCAGAACTTCCATCTGGCTCAATCGATATGACTTTGTCCTTGAATTTCCAAGACCTATAATGCCCAACATGGTGTTTGTCGGAGGCATCAACTGTGAATCAAAAAAACATCTAACCAAAGTAAGGCTTATAGTAGATAATTGACTAGTATTTGAAGGAATGTTCATAAGTATGTTTACAGACAGTGTATTATAATGATATCATGATATACTGTATAAGTAATTACCAATTGCAAATTTTATTTCTGTTTTATTCTAATGTCCTAAAGTATATGTTTATTTCAAGGCATATTAGAAATTATTAGTGATATAGTTTATATTGGTATCCAAAATTTTAATATGACATATATTGTGGACCCTACAgtatcacttgtgtttttttttattctatcaCTTTAGCCTTATTTATTATATACACAATACATTAGTTAGTATACTGATCGCCATATTCTTCTTTTGTCATCAACATTCCTGACCTCTTCTGCGCCATGTGACTGCAATAATGGCTTTTGTGTTGTCTGGAAGTCACTTTCTCTGTGTAAGTCTATGGGATGCACATTGAAGCTATCATAGTTTTGCATTGAGAATATGACTTTAGGACTACACAGAAGATGCTGTGTGATCCGGTGAGGATTATTGGCAGTCATGTGGTGCAAAGGAGAACAGAAGTAGACAGCAATGGGTAAGTATATTAATACATGGACTATAAACATAGATAATGCAAAGGTGTTAAAAGATTTACAAAAAAAATCGTATGGTCAATCTTTTTTCTTGAGTTTCGTCCACTGTACAGTGTAGTATCCATCGTTTGGAGAAAATCAAGTCACAGCAGCTCAAGAGAGGTGCCAAAATCGATGGAACATCACCGGTACAGGGAGTGAACACagagtatttttatttttcaaggggTAATGTAGTATTTAAGAAGGAATTGTCTTAGCAGTGGACAGCCCCTTCCATTTATAAAATTTTACAGTAAAtatgcagaatttttttttacagttacaTATAGTTAAACCACTTCCCGACCGCCCACTGTAGATAAACATTGTCATTTGCAGGGCTTTGTGCAGTGCCGTTTCTCTGCGGTCGGTGGTCTCGCAATGCTCAGGACCCCCAGGGTCCTGCAAGCACTATGATTCCATTGCAGGGTGGTAACTCTGACAGGTGACATCATCGAGACCTGATTGGATCAGGTCCCAGTGatgttaaccctttgctatcttTTAAATAGTGAGAGCGCTCCTTTTTTTACCTCTCTGACGCCTCCCGTAATGAGATGGGGGAGCCGAATGTTGTCATGGCAGCCGGGGCTCACACTTAATGACCTCCGGGTCTGCTAGCTATGGTGGTCTGTTAGACTCAGCCAGCAGCGGTCTGCCAGTGTAAAATGGACAGGTCTCATGCAATGCAACACAtgtgtattgcaatgcatgagaccagtgatcagaaaaataaaaattgaagtcccataaagggactaagtaaaaatgttaaaaaaagttttaaaactataaaaaaacataaataatagaagaaaaaatattaaaccaTTAAATACATATGTTTATGtagaaacaaaaaaaatacatatatttggtatcaccgcgtccgtaatgacctgacctataaaactgtcacactagttaactccttttgcgcataccagaaaaaaaaatgtttttcatcataccgccgaacataatgTGGAATAGAACatgatcaaaaagtcaaataaaaataaaaatggtactgataaaaatttgtcctgcaaaaaacaagccgctatACAGCTCAAtcagtggtaaaataaaaaaacaaaaaatatgcttcTGGCACTCATAGAATTTATTTAGTCTTTAATTTATTAATATATTTCCATGCAGACAATAGTAGTGTAGTAACGTTTCGGTCAAAACATTGACCTTCGTCAGACTGAAaatatacaaaaagaaaaaaagaaaaaacaattacaTAATATCGATTCACATCCATTTTAGACATATCATGGATATAACAGAATAAACATAAACTACAAAAAGCAACTCCAATTTGTCAAAAGAACTGTGTCACTTACTCCTAACTCTATCGTAAAAAAATACCACAATACGTGACTTCCTTCACAATAACACTGCTCATAAATCTGGTGAGTGACATTAAGAGGTTCATATAGAAAATAAATGCTTTATTAACAGAGAATCCAATGCCACTGGTAAACTGAAAAGAAAAACGTTCTTACCCCTATGTCAGCTAGGAATGTATATATTTTGTCAAGGCAATATCTGTGAATGAAAATACCTTGTGTGAAAAAACACTACCGTAGAAAATAAGAAATGTATCTACACATACAagtgtaataaaaaatatataggtCGACTAAACACTGAAAAAAGGAAACCAACGCTTAAAAAAGGAGAAAATAACGCTTAAAAAAGAAAGTGAGTTACAGTGCTTACCAGCGATTAGAAGTGCGTCCCGAACCCGGCACTGTGGAATAGGTGAACGACCAAATGAAAACGGCGCCATAAGTAAAGCGTGCATATGCACGTGTATATATAGTACTTAGGTCGGAAACCGGGTGATAAAGATGACGTCACCGCGTCATTGAGACGCAAATGGAACGCAAACAGAGTCACCTAATAATGTGCAAAGCATAGCGTCACAGATGAGACGATCAACCGTCGCCCCGTTATGACGTGAAGTACGTACGATCCTGGTAATCTAAGGGAAGGACCAGGAAATGAGTCATCGGAGTCCCCGGCGAAAACGGAAGTGATCTGTGAGACGCAAGTGGAACGCAAACAATAGGGAAGGAGGTGGTGCAGAGGACGGATTCTTCATCGCTGGAACTGGCAGAAGATAACTATCTCTAATCAGTAATCAGGTAGCCGCCTAGGAAAAACAGAACACATGTCACATATATAAAAAAGAGACAATACAAGGATGAAAGTCCCagtggcaaaaataaaaatatgcatTATGATTACAGGACTTGTGGATGACATAACCATCATAATTGAACAATACAAATCATAGCAAAACTATAATAGAAAGAGAAATGGGATATTACTAAGGGGGCATAGGGTATGAAATACCAACTAAGTGGTAATCTTAATGGTAATAAAGTCCTAGCAGCCGGATCGTAATTAGAATAAACCCGTAACATCAAATTCCCTGTTCAAACCCCTTGGTTCCATGCTTTGTAGGGAATGGATCCAAAATGCCTCTCTCTCTAATAATTTCTTGATCAAGTCTCCACCTCTCCTGTTAAGAGTAACCTGTTCCAACACCAAGAAACGTAACTGAGCTATTGTATGTCCTGATGAGTTGAAATGAAACGGAACGGGAAGATGGTTCTTATGGCAGCGTATGTCCGACTTGTGATGGGATATGCGATCTTTGATCGCTTGTGTGGTTTCACCCACATAAACTTTACCACAGGGGCACTTAATGGCATACACTACGGATTTAGAAATACAAGTAAAGAAACCCGTAATTGGTATATCTGCTCCTGTCAACGGGTGAGATATTTTTGGACCTTTGAGGACATTTGCGCATTGAGCGCATTGTAAACATGGAAATGTCCCTGTGCGAGGAGTCGAGAGAAATGTTTGCTTTGGGACAGTTAGGGATGATCCTATATCAGCCCTAACTATCCTGTTCTTCAGATTCTTAGGTCTTCTGAAACAGGGTAAAAAAGGAGATTGGAACTCTGGAATATTTGGAAAACTATCACGAAGAATAGGCCAGTATTTGCGGATTGTTTTGTGTACCTTATACATAAAAGGATGAAATGTGTGTACAAAGGCTATCCTCTGAGATGTAGATAATTTAGAAGATGATTGTGGTCTCAATTGAGCCTGCTTTAGAAGATGCAGTGGGTAGCCTCTTTGAACAAACTTTTGTTGCATTTCATCTAGACGTTGTTTACGTACTTCAGGATCACTCACTATTCTCCGAACTCTCTCGAATTGGGATAAGGGGATCGATTTCTTAACGGCCTTAGGATGACAACTTTGATAAAATAACAGATTATTACGATCTGTGGCCTTAGTATAAAGATCCAATGTGAGTTTCCCATCCTGATCTTGTAAGATCTTTGTGTCTAAGTAATTTATCTCATGTTTATCAAAGTTAAGTGTAAAGgataattagtaacatagtaacatagttagtaaggccgaaaaaagacatttgtccatccagttcagcctatattccatcataataaatccccagatctacgtccttctacagaacctaataattgtatgatacaatattgttctgctccaggaagacatccaggcctctcttgaacccctcgactgagttcgccatcaccacctcctcaggcaagcaattccagattctcactgccctaacagtaaagaatcctcttctatgttggtggaaaaaccttctctcctccagacgcaaagaatgcccccttgtgcccgtcaccttccttggtataaacagatcctcagcgagatatttgtattgtccccttatatacttatacatggttattagatcgcccctcagtcgtcttttttctagactaaataatcctaatttcgctaatctatctgggtattgtagttctcccatcccctttattaattttgttgccctcctttgtactctctctagttccattatatccttcctgagcaccggtgcccaaaactggacacagtactccatgtgcggtctaactagggatttgtacagaggcagtataatgctctcatcatgtgtatccagacctcttttaatgcaccccatgatcctgtttgccttggcagctgctgcctggcacaaaCAACATTTATCTCATTGAAAAATTCCAAAAGACTATCAATAGTACCATGCCATAAACAAAAAACGTCATCGATGTACGTAAACAACGTCTAGATGAAATGCAACAAAAGTTTGTTCAAAGAGGCTACCCACTGCGTCTTCTAAAGCAGGCTCAATTGAGACCACAATCATCTTCTAAATTATCTACATCTCAGAGGATAGCCTTTGTACACACATTTCATCCTTTTATGTATAAGGTACACAAAACAATCCGCAAATACTGGCCTATTCTTCGTGATAGTTTTCCAAATATTCCAGAGTTCCAATCTCCTTTTTTACCCTGTTTCAGAAGACCTAAGAATCTGAAGAACAGGATAGTTAGGGCTGATATAGGATCATCCCTAACTGTCCCAAAGCAAACATTTCTCTCGACTCCTCGCACAGGGACATTTCCATGTTTACAATGCGCTCAATGCGCAAATGTCCTCAAAGGTCCAAAAATATCTCACCCGTTGACAGGAGCAGATATACCAATTACGGGTTTCTTTACTTGTATTTCTAAATCCGTAGTGTATGCCATTAAGTGCCCCTGTGGTAAAGTTTATGTGGGTGAAACCACACAAGCGATCAAAGATCGCATATCCCATCACAAGTCGGACATACGCTGCCATAAGAACCATCTTCCCGTTCCGTTTCATTTCAACTCATCAGGACATACAATAGCTCAGTTACGTTTCTTGGTGTTGGAACAGGTTACTCTTAACAGGAGAGGTGGAGACTTGATCAAGAAATTATTAGAGAGAGAGGCATTTTGGATCCATTCGCTACAAAGCATGGAACCAAGGGGTTTGAACAGGGAATTTGATGTTACGGGTTTATTCTAATTACGATCCGGCTGCTAGGACTTTATTACCATTAAGATTACCACTTAGTTGGTATTTCATACCCTGTGCCCCCTTAGTAATATCCCATTTCTCTTTCTATTATAGTTTTGCTATGATTTGTATTGTTCAATTATGATGGTTATGTCATCCACAAGTCCTGTAATCATAatgcatatttttatttttgccactGGGACTTTCATCCTTGTATTGTCTCTTTTTTATATATGTGACATGTGTTCTGTTTTTCCTAGGCGGCTACCTGATTACTGATTAGAGATAGTTATCTTCTGCCAGTTCCAGCTATGAAGAATCCGTCCTCTGCACCACCTCCTTCCCTATTGTTTGCGTTCCACTTGCGTCTCACAGATCACTTCCGTTTTCGCCGGGGACTCCGATGACTCATTTCCTGGTCCTTCCCTTAGATTATCAGGATCGTACGTACTTCACGTCATAACGGGGCGACGGTTGATCGTCTCATCTGTGACGCTATGCTTTGCACATTATTAGGTGACACTGTTTGCGTTCCATTTGCGTCTCAATGACGCGGTGACGTCATCTTTATCACCCGGTTTCCGGCCTAAGTACTATATATACACGTGCATATGCACGCTTTACTTATGGCGCCGTTTTCATTTGGTCGTTCACCTATTCCACAGCGCCGGGTTCGGGACGCACTTCTAATCGCTGGTAAGCACTGCAACTCACTTTCTTTTTTAAGCGTTATTTTCTCCTTTTTTAAGCGTTGGTTTCCTTTTTTCAGTGTTTAGTCGAACCTACATATTTTTTATTACACTTGTATGTGTAGATACATTTCTTATTTTCTACGGTAGTGTTTTTTCACACAAGGTATTTTCATTCACAGATATTGCCTTGACAAAATATATACATTCCTAGCTGACATAGGGGTAAGAACGTTTTTCTTTTCAGTTTACCAGTGGCATTGGATTCTCTGTTAATAAAGCATTTATTTTCTATATGAACCTCTTAATGTCACTCACCAGATTTATGAGCAGTGTTATTGTGAAGGAAGTCACGTATTGTGGTATTTTTTTACGATAGAGTTAGGAGTAAGTGACACAGTTCTTTTGACAAATTGGAGTTGCTTTTTGTAGTTTATGTTTATTCTGTTATATCCATGATATGTCTAAAATGGATGTGAATCGATATTAtgtaattgttttttctttttttctttttgtatattTTCAGTCTGACGAAGGTCAATGTTTTGACCGAAACGTTACTAC
The nucleotide sequence above comes from Ranitomeya imitator isolate aRanImi1 chromosome 7, aRanImi1.pri, whole genome shotgun sequence. Encoded proteins:
- the LOC138644679 gene encoding UDP-glucuronosyltransferase 1-6-like isoform X4, encoding MKLSLLSLCGALMIEFCFFSQANGGKLLVIPIGGSPWLSMRPLVEKLAQLGHKVVVVTGESNIRIGESDLYTTKTYSVPYSDQDLALVLEKFGYDHFNQSYFPGVAITMFNAMQDLYKVFDNICKALLDNTELIQSLKDEKFDALLTDSILLCGMILAEHLDVPTVNYVRGIPCTLDYISAQCPSPFSYVPRIFTQYSDKMTFSQRVKNVLVRMLETYYCGLTFLQIQQMASNFLKKEVTIVQLLSRTSIWLNRYDFVLEFPRPIMPNMVFVGGINCESKKHLTKDFETLVNSSGEHGFVVFSFGSMVSEIPMHKAMDIAEALGSIPQTVIWRYTGKVPSNLANNTHLVKWLPQNDLLAHPKARAFITHAGSHGIYESICNAVPVVMLPLFGDQMDNAKRIESRGAGVTLNVLDMTPDDLFNALDAVINNPSYKENIQRLSTLHLDRPIHPLDLAVYWVEFVMRHKGAPHLRPAAHDLNWIQYHSLDVFGFLLVVVATILFISFKCCAYTCRRCCGTKSRPKSKSKKE